From a region of the Branchiostoma floridae strain S238N-H82 chromosome 13, Bfl_VNyyK, whole genome shotgun sequence genome:
- the LOC118428837 gene encoding solute carrier organic anion transporter family member 4A1-like, whose translation MVAGVVTFTPKYVSSQFRTTASEASFLVGLVTVPAATVGTLLGGFLVKRLQLDIRGIAKFCFVVTSLTVMASLTFLITCGDVTFAGVNTDYSNRYARKQTRFCF comes from the exons ATGGTGGCCGGTGTCGTTACTTTCACACCCAAGTATGTGAGTTCCCAGTTTAGAACAACTGCTTCGGAGGCATCTTTTCTCGTAG GACTGGTGACAGTACCAGCGGCCACAGTCGGGACCTTACTGGGCGGGTTCCTGGTGAAGAGACTACAGCTTGACATCCGGGGTATCGCCAAGTTCTGTTTCGTGGTGACGTCACTCACTGTCATGGCGTCTCTGACATTCCTCATCACCTGTGGTGACGTCACCTTCGCTGGAGTCAACACGGACTACAGTAACAGGTATGCACGAAAGCAAACAAGATTCTGTTTTTAG
- the LOC118428833 gene encoding solute carrier family 35 member G2-like translates to MKPKQKSRDDYNRGDETMINLFQSLDDKKAGRQDDDAASTSLCNEVLKQLGVAACLLAAIIAGTIPSTSRYVQDRGYTPYQIIFFNDLLISLVALGVIIYYRTDIRVSSYKRQAQLIFQGVFRFVGQLFLMLAYLYVPPANAENVTNASIPVFSVIVAGIFLHEIPSLVVIFGSICNIAGVILLGYGSLYEELSHTEPHTERAFVGFGLAVASAVISACLNTSIRSLLQNVIVPKSLLLACAHGICSGLAGVLACIFSSTWQLDAISSGVLIVNVTTHGIFIALLYAGLEFVEVNAQSALRQVPALSAYVLQWVLLGFKPTIYEVIGLACIVAGTSAVVVVGLVERWKQKKRVTFADEMSFHYYEKDIAE, encoded by the exons ATGAAACCAAAGCAGAAAAGTCGTGATGACTACAACAGAGGTGACGAGACCATGATAAACCTATTCCAGTCTTTAGATGACAAAAAGGCCGGGCGACAAGACGACGATGCTGCCTCGACCTCCCTTTGCAACGAAGTACTG AAACAGCTTGGTGTAGCGGCCTGTTTGTTGGCCGCCATCATTGCCGGCACTATCCCTTCAACCTCTCGGTACGTCCAGGACCGCGGCTACACACCTTACCAGATCATCTTCTTCAATGACTTGTTGATAAGTCTGGTTGCCCTGGGTGTCATCATCTACTACCGCACGGACATCCGTGTTTCCAGTTACAAACGACAAGCACAGCTCATCTTTCAGGGAGTTTTCCGGTTCGTTGGCCAGTTGTTCTTGATGTTGGCCTACCTGTACGTACCTCCTGCCAACGCAGAGAACGTTACCAACGCCAGCATTCCAGTCTTCTCCGTTATTGTGGCCGGTATTTTTCTACATGAG ATTCCCTCTCTAGTCGTCATCTTCGGAAGCATCTGTAACATCGCCGGGGTGATACTTCTTGGTTACGGAAGCTTATACGAGGAACTGTCACACACAGAACCGCACACAGAACGCGCCTTTGTGGGATTCGGGTTGGCAGTGGCTTCAGCAGTCATTTCTGCCTGCCTCAACACAAGCATAAGAAGTCTTCTCCAAAACGTCATCGTTCCGAAAAGTCTATTACTTGCCTGCGCTCATGGTATTTGTAGCGGTTTGGCAGGTGTACTAGCGTGTATCTTCAGTTCAACGTGGCAACTCGATGCCATATCGTCTGGTGTTTTAATTGTGAATGTGACAACACATGGGATATTCATAGCACTTTTATACGCCGGTCTGGAGTTTGTAGAAGTGAACGCGCAAAGCGCTCTGCGACAGGTACCCGCTTTGTCTGCATATGTTCTCCAGTGGGTGCTTTTAGGATTCAAACCGACAATATATGAAGTTATAGGACTGGCCTGTATCGTTGCAGGAACATCGGCAGTAGTCGTTGTAGGGTTGGTAGAACGTTGGAAACAAAAGAAGCGTGTTACTTTCGCTGATGAAATGAGTTTCCATTATTATGAAAAAGACATTGCAGAGTAA
- the LOC118428831 gene encoding solute carrier family 35 member G2-like isoform X1 — protein MKLKQEIRDDYNQRGDETLEELFQSSDDKKAGRQDDDATSTSLCNKKQVGVAACLMSAIIAGTIPSTSRYVQDRGYTPYQIIFFNDLLITLAALGVIIYYRTDIRVSSYKRRAQLFFHGVFRFVGQVFLVMSFLYVPPALAENVTNASIPVFAVIVAGMFLREVPSPVVIFGSICNIIGVILFGYGSFYEELSHTEPHTERAALGFGLAVASAAISACINTNTRSLLQNAIVPKRLLCVCAHGICSVLAGVLASIFSSTWQLDAISSGALIVNVTTHGIFIALLYAGLEFVEVNTQSALRQVTALSAYVLQWAILGLKPTIYEDIGVVCIVAGTLAVVVVGLVGRWKDRNRVSFVAKMGFNDIYDRDVAE, from the exons ATGAAACTAAAGCAGGAAATTCGTGATGACTACAACCAGAGAGGTGACGAGACCCTGGAGGAACTATTCCAATCTTCAGATGACAAAAAGGCCGGGCGACAAGACGACGATGCTACCTCAACCTCCCTTTGCAACAAA AAACAGGTTGGTGTAGCGGCCTGTTTGATGTCCGCCATCATTGCCGGCACTATCCCTTCAACCTCTCGGTACGTCCAGGACCGCGGCTACACACCTTACCAGATCATCTTCTTCAATGACTTGTTGATAACTCTGGCTGCGTTGGGTGTCATCATCTACTACCGCACGGACATCCGTGTTTCCAGTTACAAACGACGAGCACAGCTCTTCTTTCATGGAGTTTTCCGGTTCGTTGGCCAGGTGTTCTTGGTGATGTCCTTCCTGTATGTACCTCCTGCCCTCGCAGAGAACGTTACCAACGCCAGTATTCCAGTCTTTGCCGTTATTGTGGCAGGAATGTTTCTACGCGAG GTTCCTTCTCCAGTCGTCATCTTCGGAAGCATCTGTAACATCATCGGGGTGATACTTTTTGGTTACGGAAGCTTTTACGAGGAACTGTCACACACAGAACCGCACACAGAACGCGCCGCTCTGGGATTCGGCTTGGCTGTGGCTTCAGCAGCCATTTCTGCCTGCAtcaacacaaacacaagaaGTCTTCTCCAAAACGCCATCGTTCCGAAAAGACTGCTATGTGTATGTGCCCATGGTATTTGTAGCGTTTTGGCTGGTGTACTGGCGAGTATCTTCAGTTCAACGTGGCAACTCGATGCCATATCGTCTGGTGCTTTAATTGTGAATGTGACAACACATGGGATATTCATAGCACTTTTATACGCCGGTCTGGAGTTTGTAGAAGTGAACACGCAAAGCGCTCTGCGACAGGTGACCGCTTTGTCAGCATATGTTCTCCAGTGGGCGATTTTAGGACTCAAACCGACAATATATGAAGATATAGGAGTGGTCTGTATCGTTGCAGGGACATTAGCAGTAGTCGTTGTGGGGTTGGTAGGACGTTGGAAAGACAGAAATCGTGTTTCCTTTGTTGCTAAAATGGGTTTCAATGATATATACGATAGAGACGTTGCAGAGTAA
- the LOC118428831 gene encoding solute carrier family 35 member G2-like isoform X2: MSAIIAGTIPSTSRYVQDRGYTPYQIIFFNDLLITLAALGVIIYYRTDIRVSSYKRRAQLFFHGVFRFVGQVFLVMSFLYVPPALAENVTNASIPVFAVIVAGMFLREVPSPVVIFGSICNIIGVILFGYGSFYEELSHTEPHTERAALGFGLAVASAAISACINTNTRSLLQNAIVPKRLLCVCAHGICSVLAGVLASIFSSTWQLDAISSGALIVNVTTHGIFIALLYAGLEFVEVNTQSALRQVTALSAYVLQWAILGLKPTIYEDIGVVCIVAGTLAVVVVGLVGRWKDRNRVSFVAKMGFNDIYDRDVAE; encoded by the exons ATGTCCGCCATCATTGCCGGCACTATCCCTTCAACCTCTCGGTACGTCCAGGACCGCGGCTACACACCTTACCAGATCATCTTCTTCAATGACTTGTTGATAACTCTGGCTGCGTTGGGTGTCATCATCTACTACCGCACGGACATCCGTGTTTCCAGTTACAAACGACGAGCACAGCTCTTCTTTCATGGAGTTTTCCGGTTCGTTGGCCAGGTGTTCTTGGTGATGTCCTTCCTGTATGTACCTCCTGCCCTCGCAGAGAACGTTACCAACGCCAGTATTCCAGTCTTTGCCGTTATTGTGGCAGGAATGTTTCTACGCGAG GTTCCTTCTCCAGTCGTCATCTTCGGAAGCATCTGTAACATCATCGGGGTGATACTTTTTGGTTACGGAAGCTTTTACGAGGAACTGTCACACACAGAACCGCACACAGAACGCGCCGCTCTGGGATTCGGCTTGGCTGTGGCTTCAGCAGCCATTTCTGCCTGCAtcaacacaaacacaagaaGTCTTCTCCAAAACGCCATCGTTCCGAAAAGACTGCTATGTGTATGTGCCCATGGTATTTGTAGCGTTTTGGCTGGTGTACTGGCGAGTATCTTCAGTTCAACGTGGCAACTCGATGCCATATCGTCTGGTGCTTTAATTGTGAATGTGACAACACATGGGATATTCATAGCACTTTTATACGCCGGTCTGGAGTTTGTAGAAGTGAACACGCAAAGCGCTCTGCGACAGGTGACCGCTTTGTCAGCATATGTTCTCCAGTGGGCGATTTTAGGACTCAAACCGACAATATATGAAGATATAGGAGTGGTCTGTATCGTTGCAGGGACATTAGCAGTAGTCGTTGTGGGGTTGGTAGGACGTTGGAAAGACAGAAATCGTGTTTCCTTTGTTGCTAAAATGGGTTTCAATGATATATACGATAGAGACGTTGCAGAGTAA